The following proteins are encoded in a genomic region of Glycine soja cultivar W05 chromosome 17, ASM419377v2, whole genome shotgun sequence:
- the LOC114393403 gene encoding probable receptor-like protein kinase At5g18500 isoform X1, with protein sequence MQFSFFFLLFLLHVYWGTEFLSANECTFLFVFIYEKDVKQSSFLLEFCMTGFEILFLKNSCMWCEESDARVWCHPNIYWQWQMASDLNSGLSQETSVFGLKAWELMGIIVGLFIIIILVVISICLTSRKKSRRVNGMLPLSHMLSVSDEIKEIRVDQVSANNHPQNGAFVSLYDRFSDRDSEKVLIQTNNGENSSQSGSFVHLKKDDGSQSGEESGAKSVSTYRSSSHPITAPSPLCGLPEFSHLGWGHWFTLRDLELATNRFSKDNVIGEGGYGVVYQGQLINGSPVAVKKLLNNLGQAEKEFRVEVEAIGHVRHKNLVRLLGYCIEGTHRLLVYEYVNNGNLEQWLHGAMRQYGFLTWDARIKILLGTAKALAYLHEAIEPKVVHRDIKSSNILIDDDFNAKISDFGLAKLLGAGKSHITTRVMGTFGYVAPEYANSGLLNEKSDVYSFGVLLLEAITGRDPVDYSRPATEVNLVDWLKMMVGNRRAEEVVDPNIETRPSTSSLKRALLTALRCVDPDSEKRPKMSQVVRMLESEEYPIPREDRRRRKSQAGNMELEAQKETSDTEMTENPDSKSNGRRNQRK encoded by the exons AAATAGTTGTATGTGGTGCGAGGAATCCGATGCACGAGTTTGGTGTCATCCCA ATATATATTGGCAGTGGCAAATGGCATCCGATCTAAATTCGGGGTTGTCCCAGGAAACGTCTGTTTTTGGGTTGAAAGCATGGGAATTGATGGGGATAATAGTTGGGTTGTTCATTATAATTATTCTCGTGGTGATATCAATATGTCTTACTTCAAGAAAGAAATCTAGAAGAGTCAATGGCATGCTTCCCCTTAGCCATATGTTATCGGTTTCAGATGAGATCAAGGAAATTAGAGTTGATCAAGTTTCAGCCAATAATCATCCTCAGAATGGAGCTTTTGTGAGTCTGTATGACAGGTTTAGTGACAGGGATTCTGAAAAAGTTTTGATCCAAACAAATAACGGGGAAAATAGCAGTCAATCAGGCTCATTTGTTCATCTTAAGAAAGATGATGGCTCTCAATCAGGCGAAGAAAGTGGTGCTAAGTCTGTTTCTACTTACAGGTCTTCTTCACATCCTATAACTGCACCGTCCCCCTTGTGTGGTCTGCCTGAATTTTCTCACCTTGGCTGGGGACACTGGTTTACGTTAAGGGACCTAGAACTTGCAACAAACAGGTTTTCAAAAGACAATGTTATTGGTGAAGGTGGATATGGTGTTGTTTATCAGGGCCAGTTAATCAATGGGAGTCCTGTGGCTGTTAAGAAGCTACTCAATAATCT AGGACAAGCTGAAAAGGAATTTAGAGTGGAAGTTGAGGCTATTGGCCATGTGCGGCACAAGAATTTGGTTAGACTTTTAGGCTATTGCATTGAAGGCACTCACAG GTTGCTGGTTTATGAGTATGTTAACAATGGCAATTTAGAGCAATGGCTTCATGGAGCCATGCGGCAGTATGGTTTTCTTACTTGGGATGCTCGGATTAAAATTCTTCTTGGAACAGCTAAAGC GCTAGCTTACTTGCACGAGGCAATTGAGCCAAAAGTTGTACATCGAGATATTAAATCAAGCAATATTCTAATTGATGATGACTTCAATGCCAAAATATCTGACTTTGGGCTGGCAAAGTTATTGGGTGCTGGAAAAAGTCATATCACAACTCGAGTAATGGGTACTTTTGG ATATGTGGCTCCAGAATATGCCAATTCTGGATTACTAAATGAGAAGAGTGATGTTTATAGCTTTGGGGTATTGCTCCTCGAAGCAATTACTGGAAGAGACCCAGTGGATTATAGCCGACCAGCAACTGAG GTAAATTTGGTTGACTGGCTCAAGATGATGGTTGGGAATAGGCGCGCAGAAGAGGTGGTAGACCCTAACATTGAGACCAGGCCATCAACAAGTTCCCTTAAACGTGCCCTTTTGACTGCTTTGAGGTGTGTTGATCCAGATTCTGAGAAAAGACCAAAGATGAGTCAAGTTGTCCGCATGCTTGAATCAGAAGAATATCCCATACCACGCGAG GATCGAAGACGCCGAAAGAGCCAGGCAGGAAATATGGAGCTGGAGGCCCAGAAGGAGACCTCCGACACAGAGATGACTGAGAATCCAGATTCCAAGTCCAATGGCAGAAGGAACCAAAGGAAGTAG
- the LOC114393403 gene encoding probable receptor-like protein kinase At5g18500 isoform X2, giving the protein MASDLNSGLSQETSVFGLKAWELMGIIVGLFIIIILVVISICLTSRKKSRRVNGMLPLSHMLSVSDEIKEIRVDQVSANNHPQNGAFVSLYDRFSDRDSEKVLIQTNNGENSSQSGSFVHLKKDDGSQSGEESGAKSVSTYRSSSHPITAPSPLCGLPEFSHLGWGHWFTLRDLELATNRFSKDNVIGEGGYGVVYQGQLINGSPVAVKKLLNNLGQAEKEFRVEVEAIGHVRHKNLVRLLGYCIEGTHRLLVYEYVNNGNLEQWLHGAMRQYGFLTWDARIKILLGTAKALAYLHEAIEPKVVHRDIKSSNILIDDDFNAKISDFGLAKLLGAGKSHITTRVMGTFGYVAPEYANSGLLNEKSDVYSFGVLLLEAITGRDPVDYSRPATEVNLVDWLKMMVGNRRAEEVVDPNIETRPSTSSLKRALLTALRCVDPDSEKRPKMSQVVRMLESEEYPIPREDRRRRKSQAGNMELEAQKETSDTEMTENPDSKSNGRRNQRK; this is encoded by the exons ATGGCATCCGATCTAAATTCGGGGTTGTCCCAGGAAACGTCTGTTTTTGGGTTGAAAGCATGGGAATTGATGGGGATAATAGTTGGGTTGTTCATTATAATTATTCTCGTGGTGATATCAATATGTCTTACTTCAAGAAAGAAATCTAGAAGAGTCAATGGCATGCTTCCCCTTAGCCATATGTTATCGGTTTCAGATGAGATCAAGGAAATTAGAGTTGATCAAGTTTCAGCCAATAATCATCCTCAGAATGGAGCTTTTGTGAGTCTGTATGACAGGTTTAGTGACAGGGATTCTGAAAAAGTTTTGATCCAAACAAATAACGGGGAAAATAGCAGTCAATCAGGCTCATTTGTTCATCTTAAGAAAGATGATGGCTCTCAATCAGGCGAAGAAAGTGGTGCTAAGTCTGTTTCTACTTACAGGTCTTCTTCACATCCTATAACTGCACCGTCCCCCTTGTGTGGTCTGCCTGAATTTTCTCACCTTGGCTGGGGACACTGGTTTACGTTAAGGGACCTAGAACTTGCAACAAACAGGTTTTCAAAAGACAATGTTATTGGTGAAGGTGGATATGGTGTTGTTTATCAGGGCCAGTTAATCAATGGGAGTCCTGTGGCTGTTAAGAAGCTACTCAATAATCT AGGACAAGCTGAAAAGGAATTTAGAGTGGAAGTTGAGGCTATTGGCCATGTGCGGCACAAGAATTTGGTTAGACTTTTAGGCTATTGCATTGAAGGCACTCACAG GTTGCTGGTTTATGAGTATGTTAACAATGGCAATTTAGAGCAATGGCTTCATGGAGCCATGCGGCAGTATGGTTTTCTTACTTGGGATGCTCGGATTAAAATTCTTCTTGGAACAGCTAAAGC GCTAGCTTACTTGCACGAGGCAATTGAGCCAAAAGTTGTACATCGAGATATTAAATCAAGCAATATTCTAATTGATGATGACTTCAATGCCAAAATATCTGACTTTGGGCTGGCAAAGTTATTGGGTGCTGGAAAAAGTCATATCACAACTCGAGTAATGGGTACTTTTGG ATATGTGGCTCCAGAATATGCCAATTCTGGATTACTAAATGAGAAGAGTGATGTTTATAGCTTTGGGGTATTGCTCCTCGAAGCAATTACTGGAAGAGACCCAGTGGATTATAGCCGACCAGCAACTGAG GTAAATTTGGTTGACTGGCTCAAGATGATGGTTGGGAATAGGCGCGCAGAAGAGGTGGTAGACCCTAACATTGAGACCAGGCCATCAACAAGTTCCCTTAAACGTGCCCTTTTGACTGCTTTGAGGTGTGTTGATCCAGATTCTGAGAAAAGACCAAAGATGAGTCAAGTTGTCCGCATGCTTGAATCAGAAGAATATCCCATACCACGCGAG GATCGAAGACGCCGAAAGAGCCAGGCAGGAAATATGGAGCTGGAGGCCCAGAAGGAGACCTCCGACACAGAGATGACTGAGAATCCAGATTCCAAGTCCAATGGCAGAAGGAACCAAAGGAAGTAG
- the LOC114393022 gene encoding uncharacterized protein LOC114393022, giving the protein MASVVKERSGAEIVYGSEECYRHSIELLEELGFPKGVLPLQDLVECGRVRETGFVWMKQKAPYEHFFEGTNTRVSYAVEVTGYVEKFRMKKMSGIKSKQMMLWVPITEMSIEDPKGQKILFKTPMGIGKSFPILAFMTPEEKEKHLLLQYKEIQENS; this is encoded by the coding sequence ATGGCTAGTGTGGTAAAGGAGCGTTCAGGGGCAGAGATAGTGTATGGTTCTGAAGAGTGTTATCGCCACTCCATAGAGCTCTTAGAAGAGTTGGGTTTCCCAAAGGGTGTTCTTCCCTTGCAAGACCTGGTGGAGTGTGGTAGGGTTAGAGAAACTGGGTTTGTGTGGATGAAGCAGAAGGCACCTTATGAGCATTTCTTTGAGGGAACCAACACGAGGGTGAGCTATGCTGTTGAGGTCACTGGCTATGTGGAGAAGTTTAGGATGAAGAAAATGAGTGGCATTAAGAGCAAGCAGATGATGCTGTGGGTGCCAATAACTGAGATGAGCATTGAAGATCCTAAGGGGCAGAAGATACTCTTTAAGACCCCTATGGGGATTGGAAAGTCCTTCCCTATCCTGGCTTTCATGACCccagaggaaaaggaaaagcacCTGCTGTTGCAGTATAAGGAGATTCAAGAAAACAGTTAG